TTGCACGGCGGCGGAAACGCGCCGGCAAGATTTTGAGTTCTTCGCGGTATTTGGTGACCGTGCGCCGGGCGATCTTGATATCCTTTTCGGTCAGCATCTGGAATATCTCCTGATCCGACAACGGTTTGGCCGCGTCTTCCTTGGCGATGATTTCCTCAATTAGCTGCTTCACCGAACGCTTGGCTACCTCTTCGCCATCCTGCATTTTCACACCGGAGTTGAAGAAGTATTTTATCTCAAAGACGCCGTGCGGAGTCTGCACGTACTTGTCGGAGGATACACGCGAAATCGTGGCCACATTCATTTCGACGATGGTGGCGATGTCTTCCATAGTGAGCGGGCGAAGATGCTCTACTCCGCGCTCAAACCACTCCATCTGCTCTGTCACAATGGCATGCATGACGCGAATCATTGTGTTGCGACGCTGGTTGATGGCATTCAACAGCCAGCGAGCTTGTTCGAGTTTCTCGCGGACATATACCTTTGTCTCTTTGGGTGTATTATTGCCGCGTTTGAGCAGTTCCTTGTAACCGGCGTTAACGCGCAGTTGCGGGATGTTGCGGTCATTGTGCGAAATCACCCACTCATCACCGACCTTGTCGACAATCAAGTCTGGGACAACTGCGGCGGCGGCACGCGAGAAACGGCCATAAGCCGGACGCGGCGAAAGTCCTTTGATGACTTCCATTGCTTCTTGCACCCGCTCGAGCGAAACGCCCATTGATTTCGATAGCTGTTGGAAGCTCTTCTTATCGAGTGATTCGAGATGCTCTTCGACGATTCGATAGACCAGATTGTTATCGATGTGGCGATCACGCAACTGCAGCAATAACGACTCTTTTAAGTCGCGCGCACCGACACCGGGCGGGTCAAAACGCTGAATCTTGATCAGTATCCGCTCGACCTTTTCCGGATCGACCTTGAGCTGCTCGCCCAATTCTTCAATCGAACAGGAGAGATAACCGGCCTCATCGATATTACCAATGATAAACTCGCCGATTTCGATATCATCTCCCGTAAGTTTGAGATAGGTTAACTGCTCAAGCAGATGTTCATAGAGAGACTTTTCACCGGCAACGCTAAACTCCGGCATCTCTTCGCCGTCACCGGTCTTGAATTCTTTATAATTGTAGTCTTCATTGTCGCGGAGATATTCATCCCAGTCAATCTTCTCATCGTCTTTTTTGGCGGGAGTCTCGGCTACGAGATCAGTAGCAGCTTTGTCTTGCTCGAGTTCGAGTTCCTGGACTTCGATTTCTTCAAGGAGAGGATTGACCGAGAGTTCTTGGCGCAACACCTGCTCGAGCTTGAGGATCGGCATCTGGAGCATTTTCAGCGATTGAATGAGCTGTGGAGCGAGCTTGAGTGAGAGTTTCTGAGTCAGTTCCAATCGCATATTATCTAGTTGCCCTGTATGATGTTAACGCTTCCTGCTATCTGTTACTTCAGTTATCGGCTAATCTCGCGGTCAATTTAACCGGAAACTCTCGCCCAGATAAATCTTTCAGGCTTCCGGATCTGATGCCAAATACTCCGCCGTTCCAGCCTTAAGTATCTTGCCATCGCACATGATGTAAGCCCGATCAATTGTTTGCAATGTCTCGCGTACATTGTGGTCAGTAATTAGAATTCCGAGTCCCTTGTTCTTCAAGGTATCTATTATACGCTGAATAT
This genomic interval from bacterium contains the following:
- the rpoN gene encoding RNA polymerase factor sigma-54, giving the protein MRLELTQKLSLKLAPQLIQSLKMLQMPILKLEQVLRQELSVNPLLEEIEVQELELEQDKAATDLVAETPAKKDDEKIDWDEYLRDNEDYNYKEFKTGDGEEMPEFSVAGEKSLYEHLLEQLTYLKLTGDDIEIGEFIIGNIDEAGYLSCSIEELGEQLKVDPEKVERILIKIQRFDPPGVGARDLKESLLLQLRDRHIDNNLVYRIVEEHLESLDKKSFQQLSKSMGVSLERVQEAMEVIKGLSPRPAYGRFSRAAAAVVPDLIVDKVGDEWVISHNDRNIPQLRVNAGYKELLKRGNNTPKETKVYVREKLEQARWLLNAINQRRNTMIRVMHAIVTEQMEWFERGVEHLRPLTMEDIATIVEMNVATISRVSSDKYVQTPHGVFEIKYFFNSGVKMQDGEEVAKRSVKQLIEEIIAKEDAAKPLSDQEIFQMLTEKDIKIARRTVTKYREELKILPARFRRRAT